A stretch of DNA from Acanthopagrus latus isolate v.2019 chromosome 7, fAcaLat1.1, whole genome shotgun sequence:
AGGAGTCCAAGAaatttctgcagcagctgttagtTCAAAGCCAGTTCACTCTCGGCTGTGCCCTGAGCTGTGGTTTGCACTTTCTCCACGAGGGGGCGTCCCAGCGCTGGCTATGCTCGCTCCTGGCAGCAGCCCTCAGCTGGTTCCTGTCTCGGCAGGCCACCCTCCTGCTGCACCATGTCATGGCTCTGTATAGACTCCACAGCTCGCAGCGCTACTGCGGCATTTGCATCGGCCTCCTCGCGTCGGGCCGCTGCCTGCTGCCAATGCTGTGCAGGGCGATGATCATTACTTTCTCTGTGGCTGTGGTGGCCGCAATATCAATCATCAATAAACACTTCCTCTCTGCGACAGAGGCCCTCAGGTTCTGGACACCACTGACTATCTGCTACACGCTGTTGGTTGTGTACATGCAGGGTGAGAAACATGTAAAGTAAATTCAGAAATTAGGGGGCAGAGCTAATAAGACACTGATCAGTCTGGGATATCAACCCTTCTCAGGGCAGAAGAGAATTATTAATTAGTCTGATGCCTCCCTCCTGTCTTGTCTGACTGCTAATTCATCCATCATCACTCCTCTATAGACGTCTCCTGAATTGTATACGTTTTGGCCAAACATTTGCCTTTTAACGCTGCGTCTTGCctctgcagaggagcagcaccGTCTGCCAGGCAGCCAGGCTGTCCTGAACACAGTGGCGGTGCGTCTCGGCGGTTTGATGGTCCTGATGCTGACTGTCGGACGCTGGGCCGACGTGCTCCACATCCTAATGTGTTTCCTGggtgaggccagctgtctaaTCCCCACTATGGATCTGCTGGATGCAGCAGCCTCACAGGTCAGTGAGTCTCCCCGGAAGCAGCGCGCAGGGCCGAAAGCACTTTCTGTCCATCGGGACCCCAGAACTGGGGCAGAATATCAGTGTGTTCATTAGAGTGGGTCCCAGGATGAGACCGAACTTCTCAAACTTGTATCCCAGGTGGAGAAGGTTTAAGATCCCCACGACAGATTCAGGTCAAAGTATTCTCCGATTCACAAGACCGAGCCTACAGTGTATTTCACCGCCTGATGAAATAGTTTGAAGAGTTTTGAATAAAAGCACTGTTGATGCAGtgcttgaaaaaatgtttatgtgaactggcaaaaaaatgttgaatcatttctgcaaatcaatgtatttttagtttttgtttttttagagtAACCTAAAggacatttatttaatgttacaTTATATTTCTGCATCAATATAATTTACAtataatttatcatttatattagTATGATGTATTATTCTGGTGAACCGTGTTAATAATATTGGTTAATCCGACTTCATAGTCTATGTTCTGCATCTCATCTGTCATATTTGTTATGCATACACAGGGTGAAGAGGATTATACGGACTACGTACAAAGGGACCGTAGACGGAGACCACAGGCACAAGAGAAGCAGCATCACAGATAGCCACACTGGGATTTTAAAGACTCGTGGCACCTCTTTATAATGGCACTAATTTCTGTGAGTCCTATTGGGGCTACATCAAAAATTAATGCTTTTGTATTTAGAAtgtaatattttttcattaaaaagtcCAATATTATAATTTCTTGGGAATTTCAatcttgtgaaaaatgtttccagctCTTTAAATCATAGACAGAATGCTTG
This window harbors:
- the tmem82 gene encoding transmembrane protein 82; its protein translation is MFSFITSRLPTSFLPGWLTLETNPLDCLLQGLVGACAISVLCSLLRVHLFLEEESDQKDKDTSDQRTPRGQRKTKVGLPETLQFFFVTGILAVVGSRVASLVVLEFCLRALSGWVTAGPESKKFLQQLLVQSQFTLGCALSCGLHFLHEGASQRWLCSLLAAALSWFLSRQATLLLHHVMALYRLHSSQRYCGICIGLLASGRCLLPMLCRAMIITFSVAVVAAISIINKHFLSATEALRFWTPLTICYTLLVVYMQEEQHRLPGSQAVLNTVAVRLGGLMVLMLTVGRWADVLHILMCFLGEASCLIPTMDLLDAAASQGEEDYTDYVQRDRRRRPQAQEKQHHR